Proteins encoded together in one Coffea arabica cultivar ET-39 chromosome 2c, Coffea Arabica ET-39 HiFi, whole genome shotgun sequence window:
- the LOC113724608 gene encoding probable xyloglucan endotransglucosylase/hydrolase 1 gives MGYASFIERVNEIPDAARVSTGFQSKNSYLFGHFSMRMKLVGGDSAGVVTAFYLSSQTNEHDEIDFEFLGNRTGQPYILQTNVFTGGKGDREQRIYLWYDPTKGFHDYGIIWNMDMLAFFVDNTPIRVFKNSKDLGVKYPFNQPMKLYSSLWEADDWATRGGLEKTNWANAPFIASYTSFHIDGCVASTPQEVQVCSTRGLKWWDQPAFKDLDGEQYRRLRWVRRKFTIYNYCSDKARYPTPPIECSRDRDV, from the exons ATGGGGTATGCTTCATTTATTGAAAGGGTGAATGAAATTCCAGATGCTGCTCGAGTGA GTACTGgatttcaatcaaaaaattcGTATCTGTTTGGGCATTTCAGCATGAGGATGAAATTGGTGGGAGGGGATTCAGCTGGTGTTGTAACAGCATTCTAT CTGTCATCGCAGACTAATGAACACGATGAGATAGATTTTGAGTTCTTGGGAAACAGAACAGGGCAGCCCTACATATTACAGACAAATGTGTTCACAGGAGGTAAAGGGGACAGGGAGCAGAGGATCTATCTTTGGTATGACCCTACCAAAGGTTTCCACGACTATGGTATCATATGGAACATGGATATGTTAGC GTTCTTTGTTGATAACACGCCTATAAGGGTGTTTAAAAATAGCAAAGATTTGGGAGTAAAATACCCATTCAATCAACCAATGAAGCTGTACTCAAGTCTTTGGGAGGCTGATGATTGGGCAACAAGAGGTGGATTGGAGAAAACCAATTGGGCCAATGCCCCATTTATTGCATCATACACATCCTTCCACATTGATGGCTGTGTAGCATCAACACCACAAGAAGTCCAGGTTTGCAGCACAAGAGGCCTCAAATGGTGGGATCAGCCAGCCTTCAAAGATCTGGATGGGGAACAATACAGGAGGCTGAGATGGGTCCGACGGAAATTCACCATTTACAACTATTGCAGTGACAAGGCAAGATACCCTACTCCTCCTATTGAGTGTTCAAGGGATAGAGATGTTTGA
- the LOC113727657 gene encoding uncharacterized protein yields the protein MAAQEKLQDPQEPTKYNKECILKVSIHCEGCKKKVKKILNRVQGVDGIDIDIKQHKVTVTGDVDANTLLRKLIKSGKHAELWPEKAEPKEKKTSSKSKEKEKLTEQETSNQEPSQGSVNNIKTASVKEVKPPPVKAEAVAQEPTKNSKGGGAKDANDGGEAKSGEENGGGGAAKVTASSEGGAKKRESGGDQAVEELKTEEKKPESGGTGGAHPPPEEKKGGESVKNSPVVENVSGGGGNDGNGKKKKKKGQNGNLTGGEQSSAAQEAMRPGNHDDGPPAVSASDHHSHPHHRSFDQYAPQFYGPPGPPPIYAVSYNTANPASSYTASFYAPPQPNSYVYSYSGGPELQAPPSDFDANPRQPLDSFEIFSDENPNGCSIM from the exons ATGGCAGCTCAAGAAAAATTACAAGATCCCCAAGAACCAACCAAATACAATAAG GAATGCATCCTGAAAGTTTCCATTCACTGCGAAGGGTGCAAGAAAAAGGTGAAGAAAATTCTAAATCGAGTTCAAG GTGTGGATGGCATAGATATTGACATCAAGCAACACAAGGTAACGGTGACCGGCGACGTGGATGCTAATACTTTGCTGAGAAAGCTGATAAAGTCCGGTAAGCATGCGGAGCTATGGCCGGAAAAAGCTGAGCCGAAGGAGAAAAAAACCAGCAGTAAatctaaagaaaaagaaaaactgaccGAACAAGAAACCAGTAATCAAGAACCTAGCCAGGGAAGTGTTAATAATATCAAGACCGCTAGTGTAAAAGAGGTCAAGCCGCCTCCGGTTAAAGCAGAAGCAGTAGCTCAAGAACCcaccaaaaacagcaaaggTGGCGGCGCTAAAGATGCTAATGACGGCGGCGAGGCTAAAAGTGGTGAAGAgaatggtggtggtggtgcagCTAAAGTTACTGCTAGTAGTGAAGGCGGTGcgaagaagagagaaagtggcgGTGATCAAGCGGTGGAGGAGTTGAAGACAGAGGAGAAGAAGCCGGAAAGCGGAGGAACTGGTGGAGCACATCCGCCGCCGGAGGAGAAAAAAGGTGGCGAAAGTGTTAAAAATAGTCCAGTTGTTGAAAATGTTAGTGGTGGTGGCGGCAATGATGgtaatgggaaaaagaaaaagaaaaaggggcaAAATGGGAATTTAACAGGAGGTGAGCAATCAAGTGCAGCACAGGAAGCAATGAGACCGGGAAATCATGATGATGGCCCACCAGCCGTATCAGCTTCAGATCATCACAGCCATCCACATCATCGCAGCTTTGATCAATACGCCCCGCAATTTTATGGTCCACCTGGACCACCACCTATATATGCTGTTAGCTACAATACAGCGAATCCTGCTAGTAGCTACACGGCGTCGTTCTACGCCCCTCCACAACCGAATTCCTATGTGTATTCGTATTCTGGTGGGCCAGAGCTGCAAGCTCCACCGTCCGATTTCGACGCAAACCCAAGACAGCCGTTGGATTCGTTTGAAATCTTTAGTGATGAGAATCCAAATGGATGCTCAATTATGTAA
- the LOC113727656 gene encoding respiratory burst oxidase homolog protein B-like: MEIASDQGSETESINSGRIGFSGPLVSNKKKSRKKSARFKDEDSYVEITLDVRDDAISLQNIRGTTDQKATSLASQLEKRNSSFGSQLSFNLRNVSQELRRITSSKSFNKVDRTKSGAARALRGLQFINKNVRNEGWSEVESRFHELAANGMLPKSQFGKCIGMHESTEFADGLFDALARKRCITSPSITKAELHEFWEQITDTSFDARLQTFFDMVDKDADGRITEEEVQEIIMLSAAANKLLKIQEHANEYAALIMEELDPHNLGYIELHNLETLLLEAPHHSTIVSTNSRVLSQLLSQKLKPTKEANPIKRCYRRLSYFIGDNWKRIWVMTLWLSICAGLFTWKFIQYKHRAVFDVMGYCVTTAKGGAETLKFNMALILLPVCRNTITWLRSRTKLGVIVPFNDNINFHKVIALGIAIGVGLHAGAHLTCDFPRLLHATDEEYEPLKPFFGDKRPNNYWWFVKGTEGWTGVVMVVLMAIAFTLAQPWFRRNRLKLPTTIKKLTGFNAFWYSHHLFVIVYILFIIHGYFLYLSKKWYKKTTWMYLAVPMVLYAFERLIRAFRSGYKTVQISKVAVYPGNVMALYMYKPQGFKYTSGQYIFVNCSDISPFQWHPFSITSAPGDDYLSIHIRTLGDWTSQLKAVFSKVCQPPTNDKSGLRRADIAPEMNKPRLPRLLIDGPYGAPAQDYKKYDILLLVGLGIGATPLISIVKDVLNNIKQQKEIEEGLAENGLKDIKKKPFAARRAYFYWVTRDQGSFEWFRGVMNDVAEHDKEGLIELHNYCTSVYEEGDARSALITMLQAIQHAKSGIDIVSGTRVKTHFARPNWRQVFKHVAVNHADQKIGVFYCGPPSLVADMRQLAQDFSRKTTTKFEFHKENF, from the exons ATGGAGATAGCAAGTGATCAAGGGTCTGAAACAGAAAGTATCAACAGTGGTAGGATAGGATTCAGTGGTCCACTTGTGAGTAACAAAAAGAAGTCCAGAAAGAAAAGTGCAAGATTTAAAGATGAAGATTCCTATGTGGAAATTACACTTGATGTTCGTGATGATGCAATTTCACTCCAAAATATTAGGGGCACCACCGATCAGAAGGCCACATCGTTAGCTAGTCAACTGGAGAAGAGAAACTCTTCATTTGGCTCTCAACTTTCGTTTAATCTCAGAAACGTTTCACAGGAACTGAGGCGAATTACTTCTTCTAAGAGCTTCAACAAGGTCGATAGGACCAAGTCTGGAGCTGCTCGTGCACTTCGAGGTCTCCAGTTTATAAACAAGAATGTAAGAAATGAAGGGTGGTCTGAGGTTGAAAGCCGTTTCCATGAACTTGCAGCCAATGGGATGCTACCAAAATCGCAGTTTGGAAAGTGTATAG GAATGCATGAGTCAACTGAATTTGCTGACGGATTGTTTGATGCTCTAGCTCGAAAAAGATGCATCACATCACCGTCAATAACCAAGGCTGAACTGCATGAGTTTTGGGAGCAGATAACTGACACAAGCTTTGATGCTAGGCTTCAAACCTTTTTTGACAt GGTGGACAAGGATGCAGATGGGCGAATAACTGAAGAAGAGGTACAAGAG ATAATCATGCTTAGTGCTGCTGCAAACAAATTGTTAAAGATCCAAGAGCACGCTAATGAGTATGCAGCTTTGATCATGGAGGAATTGGATCCTCACAACCTTGGGTACATTGAG TTGCACAACTTGGAAACACTACTTCTGGAGGCACCACATCATTCTACCATTGTCTCGACAAATAGTAGAGTCCTAAGCCAACTACTGAGTCAAAAGCTAAAACCAACAAAAGAGGCAAACCCCATCAAAAGATGCTATAGAAGGCTGTCCTACTTCATTGGTGATAACTGGAAACGGATTTGGGTGATGACTTTATGGTTATCAATATGTGCAGGACTCTTCACATGGAAATTCATTCAATACAAACACAGGGCTGTTTTTGATGTTATGGGATATTGTGTCACAACAGCAAAAGGTGGAGCTGAGACACTTAAGTTCAACATGGCTCTAATTCTTTTACCAGTATGCAGAAACACCATAACATGGCTAAGGAGTAGGACAAAATTAGGGGTGATTGTTCCTTTCAATGACAATATTAACTTCCATAAG GTAATAGCCCTTGGTATAGCTATTGGAGTAGGGCTGCACGCAGGAGCACACTTAACATGTGATTTTCCGCGGCTACTTCATGCTACCGATGAGGAATATGAACCATTGAAGCCATTTTTTGGTGACAAGCGACCTAATAACTACTGGTGGTTTGTTAAAGGCACTGAAGGTTGGACTGGTGTGGTTATGGTGGTGCTTATGGCTATTGCCTTCACATTAGCACAACCGTGGTTCCGTAGGAACAGGCTCAAACTTCCAACTACCATCAAGAAGCTCACTGGATTTAATGCATTTTGGTATTCTCACCACCTATTTGTCATCGTCTACATCCTCTTCATTATTCATGGATACTTCCTTTATCTCTCCAAGAAATGGTACAAAAAGACA ACATGGATGTACCTCGCTGTCCCAATGGTACTATATGCTTTTGAGCGATTGATTCGTGCATTTAGGTCTGGCTATAAGACTGTACAAATTTCTAAG GTTGCCGTGTACCCTGGGAATGTTATGGCACTTTACATGTACAAACCTCAAGGATTCAAGTATACTAGTGGGCAATACATATTTGTAAACTGTTCAGACATATCTCCATTTCAATG GCATCCCTTTTCAATTACATCAGCACCTGGAGATGATTATCTGAGCATCCACATTCGAACATTAGGCGACTGGACATCACAACTCAAGGCTGTATTCTCCAAG GTATGTCAACCCCCAACAAATGACAAAAGTGGCCTCCGCAGAGCTGACATTGCACCAGAGATGAACAAGCCAAG GCTACCAAGGCTCTTGATAGACGGTCCTTATGGAGCACCAGCTCAGGattataaaaaatatgatatccttctccttgtaggattaggtaTTGGAGCCACCCCATTGATCAGCATAGTCAAAGATGTGCTCAACAACATCAAGCAACAAAAAGAGATAGAAGAGGGGTTGGCAGAAAATGGTCTCAAGGACATCAAGAAAAAGCCTTTTGCCGCAAGACGAGCATACTTTTATTGGGTAACTCGGGATCAGGGTTCATTCGAATGGTTCAGGGGAGTGATGAATGATGTAGCAGAACATGATAAAGAGGGACTAATTGAACTTCACAATTACTGCACCAGTGTGTATGAAGAAGGAGATGCTCGATCAGCCCTGATCACGATGCTTCAAGCAATTCAGCATGCTAAAAGTGGCATTGACATCGTTTCTGGAACTCGAGTTAAGACACATTTTGCCAGACCAAATTGGCGCCAAGTTTTCAAGCACGTAGCCGTTAATCACGCTGATCAAAAAATTG GAGTTTTCTACTGTGGTCCACCAAGTCTGGTTGCTGATATGAGACAACTAGCTCAAGATTTCTCTAGGAAAACAACCACTAAGTTTGAATTCCATAAAGAGAACTTCTGA
- the LOC113727655 gene encoding uncharacterized protein isoform X1, producing the protein MQKLPLRHFTKHLTCTKRIFSSQLPKTKMGLSSISSSPPMQQSQSLNVKSLHTSLFCTLIHLFLRCHRLSKAIGTFSAMRSHNLTPDIRSWNRLLAHFNDAGLVDQVMILYSEMVSSGVSPNVGTRNIVIHSLCKVGKVKEALVMLRGYNLSDTVSYNTVIWGFCKNGFQKAGLGLVSDMVKRRVKIDTFTCNILIKGFCEMGLLETAVFVMQMFSGSSNVYRDIVGFNTLIHGYCKVGDMNGAVRLTEKMREEGVLPDIVSCNILIYGFCKVGDFDRAKSLMDELLHSYEDVNIYNNKQQQNSDQGENKESLVRRLDVQPNLITYTTLISTYCKQHGVEEVLAIYEELIVAGLFPDVVTYSTVICALCKAGRIAEAKLLFEEMKMVGVDPNHVTYSILVDTLFKAGNGIAADSIQSQMVVRGIAFDVVVFTTLMDGLFKLGRNKEAEGMFQILVKSNIVPNHISYTALIDGCCKLGDIGGAESLLEEMVHINVLPNIVTLSLVINGYVKEGMLDAASNLMKKMVSMNIMPNVFTYGILIDGYFKAGKREIAYGLYEKMKLRGIKENCFILDILVNNMKREGRADEAEALFRHKVSSGFLPDHVNYTSLMDGLFKAGRESVALGIAQEMAEQNLGFDVTAYNVLVNGLLGLGQYEMQNVYEGMRQFGLVPDIATYNTMISAYCREGKLEKALEIWKEMRSCGVMPNSVTCNVIVKGLCEVGEVGKSMDLLNEVIVLGFTPTLTTYKSVVDAASKCERAEAILQIHSQLVDMGLKLNVSVYNTLITVLCRLGMTRKAKSVIKDMKEKGFSADTITYNALIRGYCKSTHIQKAFVTFTQMQVEGVAPNIATYNALLEGLSTAGLMDEASELRQKMRKKGFIMNANTYEILISGYGKAGNKRESIKIYCEMITKGFVPRVGTYNVLMHGFAKLGKMKQARELMNEMEHRGVRPNSSTYDILITGWCELSTQAEVERSQKLAYQAEARRLFKEMNDKGFTPSETTISCISPALAKPGKRVDAQRWLEKFYKRKST; encoded by the coding sequence ATGCAAAAACTACCGTTGAGGCATTTCACCAAACACCTTACCTGCACGAAACGGATCTTCTCCTCTCAGCTTCCCAAAACCAAAATGGGCCTATCCTCAATATCCTCTTCACCGCCTATGCAACAATCACAATCACTTAATGTCAAATCCCTCCACACTTCACTCTTCTGCACGCTCATTCACCTCTTCCTCCGCTGCCACCGCCTCTCAAAGGCCATAGGCACCTTCTCCGCCATGAGAAGTCACAATCTTACTCCTGATATACGTTCTTGGAACCGCCTCTTGGCTCACTTCAATGATGCCGGTTTGGTCGACCAGGTGATGATTCTTTACTCGGAAATGGTCTCTTCTGGGGTCAGCCCCAATGTGGGCACCCGTAATATAGTTATTCATTCTCTTTGTAAAGTTGGAAAGGTTAAAGAAGCTTTGGTCATGCTTAGAGGCTATAATTTGAGTGACACTGTTAGTTATAATACTGTAATTTGGGGATTTTGTAAAAATGGGTTTCAGAAGGCGGGACTTGGATTGGTGTCTGACATGGTTAAAAGGCGCGTAAAGATTGATACTTTTACTTGTAATATACTGATTAAGGGGTTCTGCGAAATGGGATTGTTGGAAACTGCTGTATTTGTGATGCAAATGTTTAGTGGTAGTAGTAATGTTTATAGGGATATTGTTGGTTTTAATACTTTGATTCATGGGTACTGTAAAGTTGGTGACATGAATGGTGCTGTTAGGTTGACTGAGAAAATGAGAGAAGAGGGCGTGTTGCCTGATATTGTGAGTTGCAATATTTTAATTTATGGGTTTTGTAAAGTAGGAGATTTTGACAGGGCCAAGAGTCTCATGGATGAGCTCTTGCATTCTTATGAGGATGTAAACATTTATAACAATAAGCAACAACAGAACAGTGATCAGGGTGAAAATAAGGAATCTTTGGTTAGACGGTTGGATGTTCAACCAAATCTAATAACGTATACAACATTGATTAGTACGTACTGCAAGCAGCATGGAGTTGAAGAAGTACTTGCCATATACGAGGAATTGATTGTGGCAGGGTTGTTTCCTGATGTAGTTACATATAGTACAGTTATATGTGCTCTTTGTAAGGCTGGGAGAATTGCTGAAGCCAAATTACTTTTTGAGGAGATGAAAATGGTGGGAGTGGATCCCAATCATGTCACTTATTCAATCCTTGTGGATACTTTATTTAAAGCTGGGAATGGCATAGCTGCAGATAGTATACAGAGTCAAATGGTAGTTCGTGGTATTGCCTTTGATGTGGTGGTGTTTACAACTTTGATGGATGGGCTTTTCAAGCTAGGAAGGAATAAGGAGGCTGAAGGTATGTTTCAGATCCTTGTGAAGTCCAATATAGTTCCCAATCATATTTCTTATACTGCATTAATTGATGGGTGCTGCAAATTAGGTGATATTGGGGGTGCGGAATCTTTGCTGGAAGAGATGGTGCATATAAATGTTCTTCCAAATATTGTCACATTATCTTTAGTGATTAATGGCTATGTCAAAGAGGGAATGCTTGATGCAGCATCAAATCTTATGAAGAAAATGGTCAGCATGAATATCATGCCTAATGTTTTTACTTATGGCATCCTCATAGACGGCTATTTCAAGGCTGGTAAGAGAGAAATTGCTTATGGTCTTTATGAGAAGATGAAATTGAGAGGGATCAAGGAGAATTGTTTCATATTAGACATATTGGTTAATAATATGAAAAGAGAAGGAAGGGCAGATGAGGCTGAGGCACTATTCAGGCACAAAGTGTCCAGTGGATTTTTACCTGACCATGTCAACTACACATCTCTCATGGATGGACTTTTCAAAGCGGGGAGGGAGTCAGTAGCACTAGGAATAGCGCAGGAGATGGCAGAACAAAATTTAGGATTTGATGTGACTGCATACAATGTATTGGTCAATGGACTATTGGGACTTGGCCAATACGAAATGCAAAATGTTTATGAGGGTATGAGACAATTTGGCTTGGTTCCCGATATTGCAACATATAACACCATGATTAGTGCCTACTGCCGAGAGGGAAAGCTGGAAAAAGCTCTTGAAATCTGGAAGGAAATGAGAAGTTGTGGGGTCATGCCTAATTCAGTCACTTGTAATGTTATTGTTAAAGGACTTTGTGAGGTGGGTGAAGTTGGTAAATCAATGGATCTGTTGAATGAAGTGATTGTTCTGGGGTTTACTCCCACATTAACTACTTATAAATCTGTGGTTGATGCTGCTTCAAAGTGTGAAAGGGCTGAGGCAATCCTGCAAATCCATAGCCAGCTTGTTGATATGGGACTTAAGCTGAATGTTTCAGTTTACAACACTCTTATAACAGTCTTATGCAGGCTAGGGATGACTAGAAAAGCAAAATCAGTAATAAAAGATATGAAAGAAAAAGGCTTCTCAGCTGATACTATCACATACAATGCCCTGATACGTGGATATTGTAAAAGCACACATATACAGAAGGCTTTTGTGACATTTACCCAAATGCAGGTTGAAGGAGTTGCCCCAAATATTGCAACATATAATGCTCTTTTAGAGGGTCTATCAACTGCTGGATTGATGGATGAAGCATCTGAGCTACGtcaaaaaatgaggaagaaggGGTTTATCATGAATGCTAATACTTATGAAATTTTGATTTCTGGCTATGGGAAGGCAGGGAATAAAAGGGAGTCGATAAAGATTTACTGTGAGATGATAACTAAAGGTTTTGTTCCTCGAGTTGGCACTTATAATGTACTCATGCATGGGTTTGCCAAGTTGGGAAAGATGAAGCAGGCTAGAGAGCTTATGAATGAAATGGAACACAGAGGAGTACGACCTAATTCTTCAACTTATGACATACTTATAACTGGGTGGTGTGAGCTATCAACTCAAGCAGAGGTTGAGAGGTCACAGAAATTAGCCTACCAGGCTGAGGCAAGAAGGTTATTTAAGGAGATGAACGACAAAGGTTTTACTCCAAGTGAAACCACAATCTCTTGTATCAGTCCAGCTCTTGCAAAACCAGGGAAAAGGGTTGATGCCCAAAGGTGGTTGGAAAAGTTTTACAAGAGGAAGAGCACTTAA
- the LOC113727655 gene encoding uncharacterized protein isoform X2 encodes MQKLPLRHFTKHLTCTKRIFSSQLPKTKMGLSSISSSPPMQQSQSLNVKSLHTSLFCTLIHLFLRCHRLSKAIGTFSAMRSHNLTPDIRSWNRLLAHFNDAGLVDQVMILYSEMVSSGVSPNVGTRNIVIHSLCKVGKVKEALVMLRGYNLSDTVSYNTVIWGFCKNGFQKAGLGLVSDMVKRRVKIDTFTCNILIKGFCEMGLLETAVFVMQMFSGSSNVYRDIVGFNTLIHGYCKVGDMNGAVRLTEKMREEGVLPDIVSCNILIYGFCKVGDFDRAKSLMDELLHSYEDVNIYNNKQQQNSDQGENKESLVRRLDVQPNLITYTTLISTYCKQHGVEEVLAIYEELIVAGLFPDVVTYSTVICALCKAGRIAEAKLLFEEMKMVGVDPNHVTYSILVDTLFKAGNGIAADSIQSQMVVRGIAFDVVVFTTLMDGLFKLGRNKEAEGDIGGAESLLEEMVHINVLPNIVTLSLVINGYVKEGMLDAASNLMKKMVSMNIMPNVFTYGILIDGYFKAGKREIAYGLYEKMKLRGIKENCFILDILVNNMKREGRADEAEALFRHKVSSGFLPDHVNYTSLMDGLFKAGRESVALGIAQEMAEQNLGFDVTAYNVLVNGLLGLGQYEMQNVYEGMRQFGLVPDIATYNTMISAYCREGKLEKALEIWKEMRSCGVMPNSVTCNVIVKGLCEVGEVGKSMDLLNEVIVLGFTPTLTTYKSVVDAASKCERAEAILQIHSQLVDMGLKLNVSVYNTLITVLCRLGMTRKAKSVIKDMKEKGFSADTITYNALIRGYCKSTHIQKAFVTFTQMQVEGVAPNIATYNALLEGLSTAGLMDEASELRQKMRKKGFIMNANTYEILISGYGKAGNKRESIKIYCEMITKGFVPRVGTYNVLMHGFAKLGKMKQARELMNEMEHRGVRPNSSTYDILITGWCELSTQAEVERSQKLAYQAEARRLFKEMNDKGFTPSETTISCISPALAKPGKRVDAQRWLEKFYKRKST; translated from the exons ATGCAAAAACTACCGTTGAGGCATTTCACCAAACACCTTACCTGCACGAAACGGATCTTCTCCTCTCAGCTTCCCAAAACCAAAATGGGCCTATCCTCAATATCCTCTTCACCGCCTATGCAACAATCACAATCACTTAATGTCAAATCCCTCCACACTTCACTCTTCTGCACGCTCATTCACCTCTTCCTCCGCTGCCACCGCCTCTCAAAGGCCATAGGCACCTTCTCCGCCATGAGAAGTCACAATCTTACTCCTGATATACGTTCTTGGAACCGCCTCTTGGCTCACTTCAATGATGCCGGTTTGGTCGACCAGGTGATGATTCTTTACTCGGAAATGGTCTCTTCTGGGGTCAGCCCCAATGTGGGCACCCGTAATATAGTTATTCATTCTCTTTGTAAAGTTGGAAAGGTTAAAGAAGCTTTGGTCATGCTTAGAGGCTATAATTTGAGTGACACTGTTAGTTATAATACTGTAATTTGGGGATTTTGTAAAAATGGGTTTCAGAAGGCGGGACTTGGATTGGTGTCTGACATGGTTAAAAGGCGCGTAAAGATTGATACTTTTACTTGTAATATACTGATTAAGGGGTTCTGCGAAATGGGATTGTTGGAAACTGCTGTATTTGTGATGCAAATGTTTAGTGGTAGTAGTAATGTTTATAGGGATATTGTTGGTTTTAATACTTTGATTCATGGGTACTGTAAAGTTGGTGACATGAATGGTGCTGTTAGGTTGACTGAGAAAATGAGAGAAGAGGGCGTGTTGCCTGATATTGTGAGTTGCAATATTTTAATTTATGGGTTTTGTAAAGTAGGAGATTTTGACAGGGCCAAGAGTCTCATGGATGAGCTCTTGCATTCTTATGAGGATGTAAACATTTATAACAATAAGCAACAACAGAACAGTGATCAGGGTGAAAATAAGGAATCTTTGGTTAGACGGTTGGATGTTCAACCAAATCTAATAACGTATACAACATTGATTAGTACGTACTGCAAGCAGCATGGAGTTGAAGAAGTACTTGCCATATACGAGGAATTGATTGTGGCAGGGTTGTTTCCTGATGTAGTTACATATAGTACAGTTATATGTGCTCTTTGTAAGGCTGGGAGAATTGCTGAAGCCAAATTACTTTTTGAGGAGATGAAAATGGTGGGAGTGGATCCCAATCATGTCACTTATTCAATCCTTGTGGATACTTTATTTAAAGCTGGGAATGGCATAGCTGCAGATAGTATACAGAGTCAAATGGTAGTTCGTGGTATTGCCTTTGATGTGGTGGTGTTTACAACTTTGATGGATGGGCTTTTCAAGCTAGGAAGGAATAAGGAGGCTGAAG GTGATATTGGGGGTGCGGAATCTTTGCTGGAAGAGATGGTGCATATAAATGTTCTTCCAAATATTGTCACATTATCTTTAGTGATTAATGGCTATGTCAAAGAGGGAATGCTTGATGCAGCATCAAATCTTATGAAGAAAATGGTCAGCATGAATATCATGCCTAATGTTTTTACTTATGGCATCCTCATAGACGGCTATTTCAAGGCTGGTAAGAGAGAAATTGCTTATGGTCTTTATGAGAAGATGAAATTGAGAGGGATCAAGGAGAATTGTTTCATATTAGACATATTGGTTAATAATATGAAAAGAGAAGGAAGGGCAGATGAGGCTGAGGCACTATTCAGGCACAAAGTGTCCAGTGGATTTTTACCTGACCATGTCAACTACACATCTCTCATGGATGGACTTTTCAAAGCGGGGAGGGAGTCAGTAGCACTAGGAATAGCGCAGGAGATGGCAGAACAAAATTTAGGATTTGATGTGACTGCATACAATGTATTGGTCAATGGACTATTGGGACTTGGCCAATACGAAATGCAAAATGTTTATGAGGGTATGAGACAATTTGGCTTGGTTCCCGATATTGCAACATATAACACCATGATTAGTGCCTACTGCCGAGAGGGAAAGCTGGAAAAAGCTCTTGAAATCTGGAAGGAAATGAGAAGTTGTGGGGTCATGCCTAATTCAGTCACTTGTAATGTTATTGTTAAAGGACTTTGTGAGGTGGGTGAAGTTGGTAAATCAATGGATCTGTTGAATGAAGTGATTGTTCTGGGGTTTACTCCCACATTAACTACTTATAAATCTGTGGTTGATGCTGCTTCAAAGTGTGAAAGGGCTGAGGCAATCCTGCAAATCCATAGCCAGCTTGTTGATATGGGACTTAAGCTGAATGTTTCAGTTTACAACACTCTTATAACAGTCTTATGCAGGCTAGGGATGACTAGAAAAGCAAAATCAGTAATAAAAGATATGAAAGAAAAAGGCTTCTCAGCTGATACTATCACATACAATGCCCTGATACGTGGATATTGTAAAAGCACACATATACAGAAGGCTTTTGTGACATTTACCCAAATGCAGGTTGAAGGAGTTGCCCCAAATATTGCAACATATAATGCTCTTTTAGAGGGTCTATCAACTGCTGGATTGATGGATGAAGCATCTGAGCTACGtcaaaaaatgaggaagaaggGGTTTATCATGAATGCTAATACTTATGAAATTTTGATTTCTGGCTATGGGAAGGCAGGGAATAAAAGGGAGTCGATAAAGATTTACTGTGAGATGATAACTAAAGGTTTTGTTCCTCGAGTTGGCACTTATAATGTACTCATGCATGGGTTTGCCAAGTTGGGAAAGATGAAGCAGGCTAGAGAGCTTATGAATGAAATGGAACACAGAGGAGTACGACCTAATTCTTCAACTTATGACATACTTATAACTGGGTGGTGTGAGCTATCAACTCAAGCAGAGGTTGAGAGGTCACAGAAATTAGCCTACCAGGCTGAGGCAAGAAGGTTATTTAAGGAGATGAACGACAAAGGTTTTACTCCAAGTGAAACCACAATCTCTTGTATCAGTCCAGCTCTTGCAAAACCAGGGAAAAGGGTTGATGCCCAAAGGTGGTTGGAAAAGTTTTACAAGAGGAAGAGCACTTAA